Proteins co-encoded in one Betaproteobacteria bacterium genomic window:
- the dsbD gene encoding protein-disulfide reductase DsbD, translating into MKFPSERVIALLLAILPAIVLGPALAAEELLEPDLAFRISAKIVDLETVQVRYQIADGYYMYRTRFHFADAQGSVKLGKARMPDGKITEDEFFGKVETYRGTLVIDLPLKSPVSAAGFTLSVVSQGCADIGVCYTPLTQRVKLFPAGYSDAGPDTSGKSSGLLARLQGGATPSAGEEEFLPVEKAFTVEVRAADAQTLVARLTPADSYYLYRDKIRFSIGPDEKAAIDTVQLPRGEPKQDPNFGETEVFHAPVQAVIRLVRNTPEQIPLVLNVGFQGCSEKGLCYPPVTRQHPIALAALDAAAPSTQSFADTVSKPADGSIQQPAEDRRIARLLGTGNFWLVMASFLGFGLLLSFTPCVLPMIPILSGMIAGQGSKVTRARGFTLSATYVLGMALAYAIAGVLAGLSGTLLSGALQNPWVLGAFAGIFVLLALSMFGFYELQLPSAWRTSATDTSNRLTGGTLVGVFVMGVLSALIVGPCVAAPLAGALLYVSQSRDVLLGGSALFMMALGMGLPLLVIGASAGALLPKAGAWMQAVKNFFGVLLLAAAIWMISPLIPTIAQMLCWSALMIISGIYLHAIDPLPAGAGGLRRLWKGVGVIVLLIGVAMLIGGLSGARDIFQPLSGLRMRAGGGDAQTPFVRVASVAELDHALAQAGKPVMLDFYADWCVSCKEMERLTFRDEEVKKRLGAMLLLQADVTANSADDAALLKRFGLFGPPGIIFFDRNGKEIEGSRVIGYRSAERFLPILIQVAGAR; encoded by the coding sequence ATGAAATTTCCTTCCGAACGCGTCATCGCACTCCTGCTGGCAATTCTGCCTGCGATCGTGCTCGGCCCGGCTTTGGCCGCAGAGGAACTTCTAGAGCCCGATCTGGCATTCCGCATTTCGGCAAAAATCGTCGACCTGGAAACGGTTCAGGTGCGCTATCAGATTGCGGACGGTTATTACATGTATCGTACCCGCTTCCACTTTGCAGACGCGCAAGGCTCGGTGAAGCTCGGCAAGGCGCGCATGCCTGACGGCAAGATCACGGAGGACGAGTTCTTCGGCAAGGTCGAGACTTATCGCGGCACGCTGGTGATCGATTTGCCGCTTAAATCACCGGTCTCAGCCGCGGGTTTTACGTTAAGCGTTGTTTCCCAGGGTTGCGCCGACATTGGCGTGTGCTATACGCCATTGACCCAGAGGGTGAAATTGTTCCCTGCGGGGTATTCGGATGCCGGGCCGGATACCTCGGGCAAGTCTTCAGGGTTGCTTGCGCGACTTCAGGGCGGGGCCACGCCCTCTGCGGGCGAGGAAGAATTTCTTCCGGTCGAGAAGGCGTTCACCGTCGAAGTTCGTGCGGCGGATGCTCAGACGCTCGTTGCGCGCCTGACTCCGGCAGACAGCTACTACTTGTATCGCGACAAGATTCGATTCTCGATCGGGCCCGATGAAAAGGCGGCGATCGATACGGTGCAGTTGCCTCGCGGAGAGCCGAAGCAGGATCCGAATTTCGGCGAGACCGAGGTATTCCATGCGCCGGTGCAGGCAGTGATCCGGCTGGTAAGGAATACCCCGGAGCAGATCCCTTTGGTTTTGAACGTCGGTTTTCAGGGCTGTAGTGAAAAAGGATTGTGCTACCCGCCGGTGACCCGGCAGCATCCGATCGCGCTCGCGGCGCTCGATGCGGCCGCTCCCTCGACGCAATCCTTTGCTGACACGGTGTCGAAGCCCGCGGACGGTTCGATTCAACAGCCTGCGGAAGACCGGCGGATTGCACGGCTGCTGGGAACCGGCAACTTCTGGCTGGTCATGGCGAGCTTTCTCGGCTTCGGCTTACTGCTGTCGTTTACGCCGTGTGTTCTGCCGATGATTCCGATCCTGTCCGGGATGATTGCCGGTCAGGGCAGCAAGGTGACGCGGGCGCGCGGATTTACCTTGTCCGCGACGTATGTTCTCGGCATGGCGCTCGCGTATGCGATTGCCGGGGTGCTCGCGGGATTATCCGGAACCCTTTTGTCCGGTGCATTGCAGAACCCTTGGGTGTTGGGCGCGTTCGCGGGCATATTCGTATTGCTGGCATTGTCCATGTTCGGCTTCTACGAACTGCAATTGCCGTCCGCATGGCGGACAAGCGCGACCGATACCAGCAACCGGCTTACAGGAGGCACGCTGGTGGGTGTATTTGTCATGGGCGTGCTGTCAGCTTTGATCGTGGGGCCGTGCGTCGCTGCGCCGCTGGCTGGCGCGCTGCTCTACGTCAGCCAGTCGCGCGACGTGCTGTTGGGGGGATCGGCTCTATTCATGATGGCCCTGGGCATGGGTCTGCCGCTGCTCGTAATCGGGGCTTCAGCCGGCGCGCTCTTGCCGAAGGCCGGTGCCTGGATGCAGGCCGTGAAGAATTTCTTTGGTGTCCTGTTGCTTGCCGCGGCGATCTGGATGATTTCGCCGCTCATCCCGACCATTGCCCAGATGCTGTGCTGGTCGGCGCTGATGATTATTTCCGGGATCTATCTGCATGCAATCGATCCTCTGCCGGCCGGGGCGGGCGGTTTGCGCAGGCTCTGGAAAGGTGTTGGCGTCATCGTGCTGTTGATCGGCGTTGCTATGCTGATTGGCGGACTTTCCGGCGCGCGCGATATCTTTCAACCCTTGTCCGGCCTGCGGATGAGGGCGGGCGGCGGGGATGCGCAGACCCCTTTCGTCCGCGTGGCATCGGTTGCGGAACTCGACCATGCCTTGGCTCAGGCGGGTAAACCCGTCATGCTGGACTTCTATGCCGACTGGTGTGTGTCCTGCAAGGAAATGGAGCGGCTGACATTTCGGGACGAAGAGGTCAAAAAGCGCCTTGGAGCGATGCTGTTGCTCCAGGCCGACGTAACCGCCAATTCTGCCGACGACGCGGCTCTTCTGAAGCGCTTTGGTCTTTTCGGACCGCCCGGGATTATCTTCTTCGATCGCAACGGCAAGGAAATCGAAGGTTCCCGCGTAATCGGTTATCGATCAGCAGAACGATTTCTTCCTATCCTGATTCAAGTGGCCGGCGCACGTTGA
- the aroQ gene encoding type II 3-dehydroquinate dehydratase, giving the protein MKTTSKGGKARFPSARSLRKVLVLHGPNLNLLGTREPQIYGGETLADIGKRLAAQAISAGIKLDSFQSNSESQLIERIQKARQSGVDFIVINPAAFTHTSVALRDALAAVRIPFIEVHLSNVHAREPFRRHSYFSDLAVGTICGLGSKGYEYALAYAIASVPTK; this is encoded by the coding sequence ATGAAAACCACCTCGAAGGGTGGCAAAGCGCGGTTCCCCTCTGCGCGAAGCCTCCGGAAGGTTCTGGTGTTGCATGGTCCTAACCTGAATCTTCTCGGCACCCGGGAGCCGCAGATATACGGGGGGGAAACGCTGGCGGACATCGGCAAACGACTGGCTGCCCAAGCTATCAGTGCCGGCATCAAGCTCGACAGCTTCCAGAGCAATTCCGAGTCCCAGCTAATCGAACGAATACAGAAAGCCCGTCAATCCGGCGTGGATTTCATTGTTATCAATCCGGCGGCGTTTACCCACACCAGCGTAGCCCTGAGGGATGCACTGGCAGCGGTCCGGATCCCGTTCATAGAGGTACATCTGTCGAACGTCCACGCCCGCGAGCCATTCCGGCGCCATTCTTACTTCAGCGACCTGGCGGTGGGCACCATTTGCGGCCTGGGGTCCAAAGGCTACGAATATGCACTGGCCTATGCGATTGCCTCTGTGCCCACGAAATAG
- a CDS encoding acetyl-CoA carboxylase biotin carboxyl carrier protein: MDLRKLKKLIDLVQESGIAELEITEGEEKVRINRVGSPGHLGMMTIPQALTPMVAAPTTTVITAPAAAEAPAEPEGHIVKSPMVGTFYRSSAPGSKPFVEIGQNINAGETLCIIEAMKLLNEIEADQSGVVKKVLVENGQPVEYGQPLFIIG, encoded by the coding sequence ATGGACCTTAGAAAACTGAAAAAACTGATCGATCTGGTGCAGGAATCCGGCATCGCCGAGCTGGAAATTACTGAAGGCGAAGAAAAGGTCCGGATCAACCGTGTCGGTAGCCCTGGACACCTAGGCATGATGACCATCCCACAAGCGCTTACACCCATGGTGGCAGCCCCGACGACCACGGTGATAACAGCGCCTGCGGCAGCGGAGGCGCCGGCAGAACCGGAGGGTCATATCGTGAAGTCGCCAATGGTGGGGACTTTCTATCGGTCCTCGGCGCCTGGGTCGAAGCCCTTTGTCGAAATTGGTCAGAACATCAATGCAGGTGAAACGCTCTGCATCATCGAGGCGATGAAGTTGCTCAACGAAATCGAAGCCGACCAGAGTGGTGTCGTCAAGAAAGTGCTGGTCGAGAACGGCCAGCCGGTCGAGTACGGCCAACCACTATTCATAATCGGGTAG